One Trichomycterus rosablanca isolate fTriRos1 chromosome 23, fTriRos1.hap1, whole genome shotgun sequence genomic window carries:
- the LOC134301036 gene encoding centrosome and spindle pole-associated protein 1 isoform X8 — protein sequence METLKTDNFVEDKPTRAAERGYLPYMEMKSSFSHNTEKEETELPGKTPSQPKRNKEEGFGLSLQLGEEYERKKQKLKEELRQDYRRYVSEKKNVSEPAPQLQASTFKMQERSTNEKLQDERIKDYSVLLRAQEELEKMRKTSNEPQSQTPGRDLYVSTTPYHSSLSLKSHQQKSPERPLSSRRDAGTATEPLLKTHTRAHRRREETPERWHSRPRRHREHYSSEEELNLDEEEQEEFELLHKRRPRHRAEPAHAGRRERRLQHRVAQERREVDVHTVNEGEYLEDNRPTPQATLPVNPPAPVQIRAINKNNMGDFATGLMIGANEQGEATQRRKERYRQELLKQIEEQQRNKRKEKELELRVAATGAVDPEKAPDRIKQFGAVRREHEGRRRDTPHRPGMALGAPGTDTDRRPREVEREPPERPRVAFQSPIMEYSSALGHLGHTAGAGLWVSGDAPFSEDLRKGLAGTLGEMVAPRVTGIPPPPAPALSELYSTPYDEAYYYYGARNPLDPNLTYYGASVGAVPSLPNLPAGTHSSVRQPPALVLAQSALQHGISPSLGSFPSDRLQHPKENVLGYKDALKQQIEERQERRRREREDRERYEAKLEAEMKAYEPWGRGGAGAPLKDERGNLISDLKRMHRSNEEAYMNPESRNNRRVVASTDKTLPTPRVENKESSRTSAGLISSFTRPSPHARGNVFTEQPTPQQILEQEKYKESLKRQIEEKRTLEAERRENLRLEEEREEKRLAEERARIQKQYEEEQEKEKRKETEQNNKNQELIRLLEERRQEAERKRKEEEMKESEHLKQQYEQERQARLEQDFRSESPPIPTVQKRLGSQNPPRPPSVESQRSVAVLSACSVPTPRSPPVPARRNQIRAAEDQQGVISELSLLRRRLRSEQRRLEGQLEESDREDTQTPLKNRERPLLDVFDMARLRMQVPARRPPSNTRAVNKQNMQDFNQLKYRDSESREQVRQAYPEPPTDEDSLEIQQQALLREQQRRLNSMRRAKTDDYFDLSSPMKPAYQRRKNFTEEAERRSLLQSESAFIDPCGYSFPETPQPERSPARERRRRARRQDEENTPGSERIRQFLGSANSFHLDRVQEQNQRRMRALDDMSEHHWRSGEISADEDDDLWQQTRSPLASRRVSTTTFTTEPWLRPGTSETFKKPMAGRRPPSTGPSTYHG from the exons ATGGAAACCTTGAAGACTGACAACTTCGTCGAAGACAAACCGACCAGGGCGGCTGAAAGGGGCTACTTACCTTATATGGAAATGAAG TCAAGCTTTAGTCACAATACAGAAAAGGAAGAGACTGAATTACCTGGCAAAACCCCATCACAACCTAAACGTAATAAAG AAGAAGGTTTTGGTCTGAGTTTGCAGCTGGGAGAGGAGTATGAACGGAAGAAGCAAAAGCTAAAGGAAGAGCTGCGCCAGGACTACAGGCGCTACGTGTCTGAG AAGAAAAATGTCTCTGAGCCAGCACCTCAACTCCAAGCATCGACTTTTAAAATGCAGGAAAGATCAACAAAT GAGAAGTTGCAGGATGAGAGGATTAAAGACTACAGTGTTTTGCTCCGAGCTCAGGAGGAACTTGAAAAAATGAGGAAAACTTCAAATGAGCCACAG TCCCAGACTCCTGGTAGAGATCTCTACGTCTCCACCACTCCCTACCATTCGTCGCTCTCTCTTAAATCGCATCAACAAAAGAGTCCAGAGAGGCCGCTGTCTTCCAGGAGGGACGCCGGCACCGCGACCGAGCCGCTCCTCAAGACACATACGCGAGCACACAGACGACGGGAGGAGACACCCGAGCGCTGGCACTCGAGGCCCAGGAGACACAGGGAGCACTACAGCTCTGAAGAGGAGCTTAACTTGGAtgaggaggagcaggaggagtTTGAGCTTCTTCACAAGAGGAGACCCAGGCACCGAGCTGAGCCTGCACACGCTGGCAGGAGGGAGCGGAGGCTCCAGCACAG GGTTGCCCAGGAGAGAAGAGAAGTGGATGTACATACCGTTAATGAAGGAGAGTATCTAGAGGACAACAGACCGACTCCTCAAGCGACGCTTCCAGTCAA TCCACCCGCACCGGTGCAGATCAGAGCCATAAACAAGAACAACATGGGAGATTTCGCTACAGGACTTATGATTG GTGCTAATGAGCAGGGGGAAGCCACACAGAGGAGAAAGGAGCGCTACAGACAGGAACTGCTCAAACAAATAGAGGAGCAACAAAGAAATAAGAGAAA GGAAAAGGAGCTGGAGTTGAGAGTTGCTGCTACAGGGGCTGTTGATCCAGAGAAAGCG CCTGACCGGATCAAACAGTTTGGCGCTGTGAGACGGGAGCATGAAGGCAGAAGGCGGGACACGCCCCACAGACCCGGGATGGCACTCGGCGCCCCTGGGACGGACACGGACAGAAGACCACGAGAAGTGGAGCGAGAGCCCCCCGAGAGACCTCGTGTGGCTTTCCAGTCCCCCATCATGGAGTACAGCTCTGCCCTGGGGCACCTGGGTCACACGGCGGGCGCTGGTTTATGGGTGAGTGGGGACGCCCCATTCAGTGAAGACTTGCGCAAAGGCCTGGCTGGAACTCTGGGAGAAATGGTTGCCcccag AGTCACAGGCATCCCTCCTCCACCGGCACCCGCACTCTCGGAGCTATACAGCACCCCATACGATGAAGCCTACTATTACTATGGAGCCAGGAATCCTCTAGACCCCAATCTGACCTACT atGGAGCTTCTGTGGGTGCAGTACCATCGTTGCCTAATCTTCCAGCTGGCACACACTCATCTGTGCGGCAGCCTCCTGCCCTGGTCCTTGCACA GTCTGCATTACAGCATGGCATTTCTCCTTCTCTTGGATCGTTTCCTTCTGACAGACTCCAACACCCGAAAGAAAACGTTCTAGGCTACAAGGATGCACTCAAACAACAG ATCGAAGAGAGACAGGAGAGGAGGAGGCGCGAAAGAGAGGACAGGGAACGTTACGAGGCTAAGCTGGAGGCGGAGATGAAGGCGTACGAGCCATGGGGGAGAGGAGGAGCTGGAGCTCCGCTCAAGGACGAAAGAGGAAACCTTATCA GTGACCTAAAGCGTATGCACAGGAGTAACGAGGAGGCGTATATGAACCCAGAATCCCGTAACAATAGAAGAGTCGTGGCATCAACGGACAAAACTTTACCTACACCAAGGGTGGAGAACAAGGAATCTTCAAGAACGTCAG CAGGTCTTATTTCCTCCTTTACGCGGCCCTCGCCACACGCCCGAGGAAACGTGTTCACCGAGCAGCCGACGCCCCAGCAAATCCTCGAGCAGGAAAAATACAAGGAGAGTCTGAAACGGCAG ATCGAGGAGAAACGGACGTTGGAAGCAGAGAGGAGAGAAAATCTGAGGCTGGAGGAAGAGCGAGAGGAGAAAAGGCTGGCTGAGGAACGAGCGCGCATTCAAAAGCAGTATGAAGAGGAGCAGGAGAAGGAAAAACGTAAAGAAACGGAG caaaacaacaaaaaccagGAGTTGATTAGACTGCTCGAGGAGCGGCGCCAAGAGGCTGAGAGGAAAAGGAAGGAGGAAGAGATGAAGGAAAGTGAACATCTGAAGCAGCAGTACGAGCAGGAGAGGCAAGCCCGGCTTGAGCAG GACTTCAGGTCAGAATCCCCACCCATTCCTACAGTACAGAAGAGACTTGGCAGCCAGAATCCTCCCAGACCACCCTCAGTGGAAAGCCAGCGCTCTGTGGCAGTTCTCTCT GCTTGCTCCGTTCCCACTCCTCGCTCCCCACCTGTTCCCGCACGGAGGAATCAGATACGAGCAGCAG aggACCAGCAGGGTGTGATCAGCGAGTTATCCCTGCTGCGTAGGCGCTTAAGAAGTGAGCAGAGGCGGCTTGAAGGGCAGTTAGAAGAGTCAGACAGAGAAGATACACAGACTCCTCTAAAGAACAG GGAGCGTCCTTTATTGGACGTTTTTGACATGGCCAGACTGAGAATGCAGGTTCCTGCTAGGAGGCCGCCTTCAAACACAAGAGCAGTGAACAAGCAGAACATGCAGGACTTTAACCAGCTCAAGTACAGAG ACAGCGAGTCTCGTGAGCAGGTGAGGCAAGCGTATCCTGAGCCGCCCACTGACGAGGACAGTCTGGAGATCCAGCAGCAGGCTCTGCTCAGAGAGCAACAGCGCAGACTCAACAGCATGAGAAGAGCCAAGACTGATG ATTACTTTGACCTGTCGTCTCCAATGAAGCCTGCTTACCAGCGG AGGAAGAACTTCACCGAAGAGGCCGAAAGACGCTCGCTGCTACAGTCCGAGAGTGCTTTTATAG ATCCTTGCGGTTATTCTTTTCCGGAGACACCACAGCCGGAGCGAAGCCCTGCCAGAGAGAGGAGACGCCGGGCCAGGAGGCAAGAT GAAGAAAACACGCCGGGCAGCGAGAGGATCAGGCAGTTTCTGGGTTCCGCCAACAGCTTTCATCTAGACAGGGTACAAGAGCAGAACCAGCGCAGGATGAGAGCACTGGACGACATGAGCGAGCACCACTGGAGATCAG GAGAAATATCTGCTGATGAAGACGATGACCTCTGGCAGCAGACTCGGTCTCCGCTGGCTTCCAGGCGCGTTTCCACGACGACGTTCACCACCGAGCCCTGGCTACGCCCCGGCACCTCGGAGACATTTAAAAAGCCGATGGCAGGTCGAAGGCCGCCCAGTACCGGACCGTCCACCTACCACGGTTAA
- the LOC134301036 gene encoding centrosome and spindle pole-associated protein 1 isoform X3 produces METLKTDNFVEDKPTRAAERGYLPYMEMKSSFSHNTEKEETELPGKTPSQPKRNKEEGFGLSLQLGEEYERKKQKLKEELRQDYRRYVSEKKNVSEPAPQLQASTFKMQERSTNEKLQDERIKDYSVLLRAQEELEKMRKTSNEPQSQTPGRDLYVSTTPYHSSLSLKSHQQKSPERPLSSRRDAGTATEPLLKTHTRAHRRREETPERWHSRPRRHREHYSSEEELNLDEEEQEEFELLHKRRPRHRAEPAHAGRRERRLQHRVAQERREVDVHTVNEGEYLEDNRPTPQATLPVNPPAPVQIRAINKNNMGDFATGLMIGANEQGEATQRRKERYRQELLKQIEEQQRNKRKEKELELRVAATGAVDPEKAPDRIKQFGAVRREHEGRRRDTPHRPGMALGAPGTDTDRRPREVEREPPERPRVAFQSPIMEYSSALGHLGHTAGAGLWVSGDAPFSEDLRKGLAGTLGEMVAPRVTGIPPPPAPALSELYSTPYDEAYYYYGARNPLDPNLTYYGASVGAVPSLPNLPAGTHSSVRQPPALVLAQSALQHGISPSLGSFPSDRLQHPKENVLGYKDALKQQEVLRQGWLQLFDKIEERQERRRREREDRERYEAKLEAEMKAYEPWGRGGAGAPLKDERGNLISDLKRMHRSNEEAYMNPESRNNRRVVASTDKTLPTPRVENKESSRTSAGLISSFTRPSPHARGNVFTEQPTPQQILEQEKYKESLKRQIEEKRTLEAERRENLRLEEEREEKRLAEERARIQKQYEEEQEKEKRKETEQNNKNQELIRLLEERRQEAERKRKEEEMKESEHLKQQYEQERQARLEQDFRSESPPIPTVQKRLGSQNPPRPPSVESQRSVAVLSACSVPTPRSPPVPARRNQIRAAEDQQGVISELSLLRRRLRSEQRRLEGQLEESDREDTQTPLKNRERPLLDVFDMARLRMQVPARRPPSNTRAVNKQNMQDFNQLKYRDSESREQVRQAYPEPPTDEDSLEIQQQALLREQQRRLNSMRRAKTDDYFDLSSPMKPAYQRRKNFTEEAERRSLLQSESAFIDPCGYSFPETPQPERSPARERRRRARRQDEENTPGSERIRQFLGSANSFHLDRVQEQNQRRMRALDDMSEHHWRSGEISADEDDDLWQQTRSPLASRRVSTTTFTTEPWLRPGTSETFKKPMAGRRPPSTGPSTYHG; encoded by the exons ATGGAAACCTTGAAGACTGACAACTTCGTCGAAGACAAACCGACCAGGGCGGCTGAAAGGGGCTACTTACCTTATATGGAAATGAAG TCAAGCTTTAGTCACAATACAGAAAAGGAAGAGACTGAATTACCTGGCAAAACCCCATCACAACCTAAACGTAATAAAG AAGAAGGTTTTGGTCTGAGTTTGCAGCTGGGAGAGGAGTATGAACGGAAGAAGCAAAAGCTAAAGGAAGAGCTGCGCCAGGACTACAGGCGCTACGTGTCTGAG AAGAAAAATGTCTCTGAGCCAGCACCTCAACTCCAAGCATCGACTTTTAAAATGCAGGAAAGATCAACAAAT GAGAAGTTGCAGGATGAGAGGATTAAAGACTACAGTGTTTTGCTCCGAGCTCAGGAGGAACTTGAAAAAATGAGGAAAACTTCAAATGAGCCACAG TCCCAGACTCCTGGTAGAGATCTCTACGTCTCCACCACTCCCTACCATTCGTCGCTCTCTCTTAAATCGCATCAACAAAAGAGTCCAGAGAGGCCGCTGTCTTCCAGGAGGGACGCCGGCACCGCGACCGAGCCGCTCCTCAAGACACATACGCGAGCACACAGACGACGGGAGGAGACACCCGAGCGCTGGCACTCGAGGCCCAGGAGACACAGGGAGCACTACAGCTCTGAAGAGGAGCTTAACTTGGAtgaggaggagcaggaggagtTTGAGCTTCTTCACAAGAGGAGACCCAGGCACCGAGCTGAGCCTGCACACGCTGGCAGGAGGGAGCGGAGGCTCCAGCACAG GGTTGCCCAGGAGAGAAGAGAAGTGGATGTACATACCGTTAATGAAGGAGAGTATCTAGAGGACAACAGACCGACTCCTCAAGCGACGCTTCCAGTCAA TCCACCCGCACCGGTGCAGATCAGAGCCATAAACAAGAACAACATGGGAGATTTCGCTACAGGACTTATGATTG GTGCTAATGAGCAGGGGGAAGCCACACAGAGGAGAAAGGAGCGCTACAGACAGGAACTGCTCAAACAAATAGAGGAGCAACAAAGAAATAAGAGAAA GGAAAAGGAGCTGGAGTTGAGAGTTGCTGCTACAGGGGCTGTTGATCCAGAGAAAGCG CCTGACCGGATCAAACAGTTTGGCGCTGTGAGACGGGAGCATGAAGGCAGAAGGCGGGACACGCCCCACAGACCCGGGATGGCACTCGGCGCCCCTGGGACGGACACGGACAGAAGACCACGAGAAGTGGAGCGAGAGCCCCCCGAGAGACCTCGTGTGGCTTTCCAGTCCCCCATCATGGAGTACAGCTCTGCCCTGGGGCACCTGGGTCACACGGCGGGCGCTGGTTTATGGGTGAGTGGGGACGCCCCATTCAGTGAAGACTTGCGCAAAGGCCTGGCTGGAACTCTGGGAGAAATGGTTGCCcccag AGTCACAGGCATCCCTCCTCCACCGGCACCCGCACTCTCGGAGCTATACAGCACCCCATACGATGAAGCCTACTATTACTATGGAGCCAGGAATCCTCTAGACCCCAATCTGACCTACT atGGAGCTTCTGTGGGTGCAGTACCATCGTTGCCTAATCTTCCAGCTGGCACACACTCATCTGTGCGGCAGCCTCCTGCCCTGGTCCTTGCACA GTCTGCATTACAGCATGGCATTTCTCCTTCTCTTGGATCGTTTCCTTCTGACAGACTCCAACACCCGAAAGAAAACGTTCTAGGCTACAAGGATGCACTCAAACAACAG GAAGTGCTCAGACAGGGGTGGCTTCAGCTTTTTGATAAG ATCGAAGAGAGACAGGAGAGGAGGAGGCGCGAAAGAGAGGACAGGGAACGTTACGAGGCTAAGCTGGAGGCGGAGATGAAGGCGTACGAGCCATGGGGGAGAGGAGGAGCTGGAGCTCCGCTCAAGGACGAAAGAGGAAACCTTATCA GTGACCTAAAGCGTATGCACAGGAGTAACGAGGAGGCGTATATGAACCCAGAATCCCGTAACAATAGAAGAGTCGTGGCATCAACGGACAAAACTTTACCTACACCAAGGGTGGAGAACAAGGAATCTTCAAGAACGTCAG CAGGTCTTATTTCCTCCTTTACGCGGCCCTCGCCACACGCCCGAGGAAACGTGTTCACCGAGCAGCCGACGCCCCAGCAAATCCTCGAGCAGGAAAAATACAAGGAGAGTCTGAAACGGCAG ATCGAGGAGAAACGGACGTTGGAAGCAGAGAGGAGAGAAAATCTGAGGCTGGAGGAAGAGCGAGAGGAGAAAAGGCTGGCTGAGGAACGAGCGCGCATTCAAAAGCAGTATGAAGAGGAGCAGGAGAAGGAAAAACGTAAAGAAACGGAG caaaacaacaaaaaccagGAGTTGATTAGACTGCTCGAGGAGCGGCGCCAAGAGGCTGAGAGGAAAAGGAAGGAGGAAGAGATGAAGGAAAGTGAACATCTGAAGCAGCAGTACGAGCAGGAGAGGCAAGCCCGGCTTGAGCAG GACTTCAGGTCAGAATCCCCACCCATTCCTACAGTACAGAAGAGACTTGGCAGCCAGAATCCTCCCAGACCACCCTCAGTGGAAAGCCAGCGCTCTGTGGCAGTTCTCTCT GCTTGCTCCGTTCCCACTCCTCGCTCCCCACCTGTTCCCGCACGGAGGAATCAGATACGAGCAGCAG aggACCAGCAGGGTGTGATCAGCGAGTTATCCCTGCTGCGTAGGCGCTTAAGAAGTGAGCAGAGGCGGCTTGAAGGGCAGTTAGAAGAGTCAGACAGAGAAGATACACAGACTCCTCTAAAGAACAG GGAGCGTCCTTTATTGGACGTTTTTGACATGGCCAGACTGAGAATGCAGGTTCCTGCTAGGAGGCCGCCTTCAAACACAAGAGCAGTGAACAAGCAGAACATGCAGGACTTTAACCAGCTCAAGTACAGAG ACAGCGAGTCTCGTGAGCAGGTGAGGCAAGCGTATCCTGAGCCGCCCACTGACGAGGACAGTCTGGAGATCCAGCAGCAGGCTCTGCTCAGAGAGCAACAGCGCAGACTCAACAGCATGAGAAGAGCCAAGACTGATG ATTACTTTGACCTGTCGTCTCCAATGAAGCCTGCTTACCAGCGG AGGAAGAACTTCACCGAAGAGGCCGAAAGACGCTCGCTGCTACAGTCCGAGAGTGCTTTTATAG ATCCTTGCGGTTATTCTTTTCCGGAGACACCACAGCCGGAGCGAAGCCCTGCCAGAGAGAGGAGACGCCGGGCCAGGAGGCAAGAT GAAGAAAACACGCCGGGCAGCGAGAGGATCAGGCAGTTTCTGGGTTCCGCCAACAGCTTTCATCTAGACAGGGTACAAGAGCAGAACCAGCGCAGGATGAGAGCACTGGACGACATGAGCGAGCACCACTGGAGATCAG GAGAAATATCTGCTGATGAAGACGATGACCTCTGGCAGCAGACTCGGTCTCCGCTGGCTTCCAGGCGCGTTTCCACGACGACGTTCACCACCGAGCCCTGGCTACGCCCCGGCACCTCGGAGACATTTAAAAAGCCGATGGCAGGTCGAAGGCCGCCCAGTACCGGACCGTCCACCTACCACGGTTAA
- the LOC134301036 gene encoding centrosome and spindle pole-associated protein 1 isoform X2, producing METLKTDNFVEDKPTRAAERGYLPYMEMKSSFSHNTEKEETELPGKTPSQPKRNKEEGFGLSLQLGEEYERKKQKLKEELRQDYRRYVSEKKNVSEPAPQLQASTFKMQERSTNEKLQDERIKDYSVLLRAQEELEKMRKTSNEPQSQTPGRDLYVSTTPYHSSLSLKSHQQKSPERPLSSRRDAGTATEPLLKTHTRAHRRREETPERWHSRPRRHREHYSSEEELNLDEEEQEEFELLHKRRPRHRAEPAHAGRRERRLQHRVAQERREVDVHTVNEGEYLEDNRPTPQATLPVNPPAPVQIRAINKNNMGDFATGLMIGANEQGEATQRRKERYRQELLKQIEEQQRNKRKEKELELRVAATGAVDPEKASVTVCLPGFPQPDRIKQFGAVRREHEGRRRDTPHRPGMALGAPGTDTDRRPREVEREPPERPRVAFQSPIMEYSSALGHLGHTAGAGLWVSGDAPFSEDLRKGLAGTLGEMVAPRVTGIPPPPAPALSELYSTPYDEAYYYYGARNPLDPNLTYYGASVGAVPSLPNLPAGTHSSVRQPPALVLAQSALQHGISPSLGSFPSDRLQHPKENVLGYKDALKQQEVLRQGWLQLFDKIEERQERRRREREDRERYEAKLEAEMKAYEPWGRGGAGAPLKDERGNLISDLKRMHRSNEEAYMNPESRNNRRVVASTDKTLPTPRVENKESSRTSGLISSFTRPSPHARGNVFTEQPTPQQILEQEKYKESLKRQIEEKRTLEAERRENLRLEEEREEKRLAEERARIQKQYEEEQEKEKRKETEQNNKNQELIRLLEERRQEAERKRKEEEMKESEHLKQQYEQERQARLEQDFRSESPPIPTVQKRLGSQNPPRPPSVESQRSVAVLSACSVPTPRSPPVPARRNQIRAAEDQQGVISELSLLRRRLRSEQRRLEGQLEESDREDTQTPLKNRERPLLDVFDMARLRMQVPARRPPSNTRAVNKQNMQDFNQLKYRDSESREQVRQAYPEPPTDEDSLEIQQQALLREQQRRLNSMRRAKTDDYFDLSSPMKPAYQRRKNFTEEAERRSLLQSESAFIDPCGYSFPETPQPERSPARERRRRARRQDEENTPGSERIRQFLGSANSFHLDRVQEQNQRRMRALDDMSEHHWRSGEISADEDDDLWQQTRSPLASRRVSTTTFTTEPWLRPGTSETFKKPMAGRRPPSTGPSTYHG from the exons ATGGAAACCTTGAAGACTGACAACTTCGTCGAAGACAAACCGACCAGGGCGGCTGAAAGGGGCTACTTACCTTATATGGAAATGAAG TCAAGCTTTAGTCACAATACAGAAAAGGAAGAGACTGAATTACCTGGCAAAACCCCATCACAACCTAAACGTAATAAAG AAGAAGGTTTTGGTCTGAGTTTGCAGCTGGGAGAGGAGTATGAACGGAAGAAGCAAAAGCTAAAGGAAGAGCTGCGCCAGGACTACAGGCGCTACGTGTCTGAG AAGAAAAATGTCTCTGAGCCAGCACCTCAACTCCAAGCATCGACTTTTAAAATGCAGGAAAGATCAACAAAT GAGAAGTTGCAGGATGAGAGGATTAAAGACTACAGTGTTTTGCTCCGAGCTCAGGAGGAACTTGAAAAAATGAGGAAAACTTCAAATGAGCCACAG TCCCAGACTCCTGGTAGAGATCTCTACGTCTCCACCACTCCCTACCATTCGTCGCTCTCTCTTAAATCGCATCAACAAAAGAGTCCAGAGAGGCCGCTGTCTTCCAGGAGGGACGCCGGCACCGCGACCGAGCCGCTCCTCAAGACACATACGCGAGCACACAGACGACGGGAGGAGACACCCGAGCGCTGGCACTCGAGGCCCAGGAGACACAGGGAGCACTACAGCTCTGAAGAGGAGCTTAACTTGGAtgaggaggagcaggaggagtTTGAGCTTCTTCACAAGAGGAGACCCAGGCACCGAGCTGAGCCTGCACACGCTGGCAGGAGGGAGCGGAGGCTCCAGCACAG GGTTGCCCAGGAGAGAAGAGAAGTGGATGTACATACCGTTAATGAAGGAGAGTATCTAGAGGACAACAGACCGACTCCTCAAGCGACGCTTCCAGTCAA TCCACCCGCACCGGTGCAGATCAGAGCCATAAACAAGAACAACATGGGAGATTTCGCTACAGGACTTATGATTG GTGCTAATGAGCAGGGGGAAGCCACACAGAGGAGAAAGGAGCGCTACAGACAGGAACTGCTCAAACAAATAGAGGAGCAACAAAGAAATAAGAGAAA GGAAAAGGAGCTGGAGTTGAGAGTTGCTGCTACAGGGGCTGTTGATCCAGAGAAAGCG TCTGTGACCGTCTGCCTGCCTGGTTTCCCACAGCCTGACCGGATCAAACAGTTTGGCGCTGTGAGACGGGAGCATGAAGGCAGAAGGCGGGACACGCCCCACAGACCCGGGATGGCACTCGGCGCCCCTGGGACGGACACGGACAGAAGACCACGAGAAGTGGAGCGAGAGCCCCCCGAGAGACCTCGTGTGGCTTTCCAGTCCCCCATCATGGAGTACAGCTCTGCCCTGGGGCACCTGGGTCACACGGCGGGCGCTGGTTTATGGGTGAGTGGGGACGCCCCATTCAGTGAAGACTTGCGCAAAGGCCTGGCTGGAACTCTGGGAGAAATGGTTGCCcccag AGTCACAGGCATCCCTCCTCCACCGGCACCCGCACTCTCGGAGCTATACAGCACCCCATACGATGAAGCCTACTATTACTATGGAGCCAGGAATCCTCTAGACCCCAATCTGACCTACT atGGAGCTTCTGTGGGTGCAGTACCATCGTTGCCTAATCTTCCAGCTGGCACACACTCATCTGTGCGGCAGCCTCCTGCCCTGGTCCTTGCACA GTCTGCATTACAGCATGGCATTTCTCCTTCTCTTGGATCGTTTCCTTCTGACAGACTCCAACACCCGAAAGAAAACGTTCTAGGCTACAAGGATGCACTCAAACAACAG GAAGTGCTCAGACAGGGGTGGCTTCAGCTTTTTGATAAG ATCGAAGAGAGACAGGAGAGGAGGAGGCGCGAAAGAGAGGACAGGGAACGTTACGAGGCTAAGCTGGAGGCGGAGATGAAGGCGTACGAGCCATGGGGGAGAGGAGGAGCTGGAGCTCCGCTCAAGGACGAAAGAGGAAACCTTATCA GTGACCTAAAGCGTATGCACAGGAGTAACGAGGAGGCGTATATGAACCCAGAATCCCGTAACAATAGAAGAGTCGTGGCATCAACGGACAAAACTTTACCTACACCAAGGGTGGAGAACAAGGAATCTTCAAGAACGTCAG GTCTTATTTCCTCCTTTACGCGGCCCTCGCCACACGCCCGAGGAAACGTGTTCACCGAGCAGCCGACGCCCCAGCAAATCCTCGAGCAGGAAAAATACAAGGAGAGTCTGAAACGGCAG ATCGAGGAGAAACGGACGTTGGAAGCAGAGAGGAGAGAAAATCTGAGGCTGGAGGAAGAGCGAGAGGAGAAAAGGCTGGCTGAGGAACGAGCGCGCATTCAAAAGCAGTATGAAGAGGAGCAGGAGAAGGAAAAACGTAAAGAAACGGAG caaaacaacaaaaaccagGAGTTGATTAGACTGCTCGAGGAGCGGCGCCAAGAGGCTGAGAGGAAAAGGAAGGAGGAAGAGATGAAGGAAAGTGAACATCTGAAGCAGCAGTACGAGCAGGAGAGGCAAGCCCGGCTTGAGCAG GACTTCAGGTCAGAATCCCCACCCATTCCTACAGTACAGAAGAGACTTGGCAGCCAGAATCCTCCCAGACCACCCTCAGTGGAAAGCCAGCGCTCTGTGGCAGTTCTCTCT GCTTGCTCCGTTCCCACTCCTCGCTCCCCACCTGTTCCCGCACGGAGGAATCAGATACGAGCAGCAG aggACCAGCAGGGTGTGATCAGCGAGTTATCCCTGCTGCGTAGGCGCTTAAGAAGTGAGCAGAGGCGGCTTGAAGGGCAGTTAGAAGAGTCAGACAGAGAAGATACACAGACTCCTCTAAAGAACAG GGAGCGTCCTTTATTGGACGTTTTTGACATGGCCAGACTGAGAATGCAGGTTCCTGCTAGGAGGCCGCCTTCAAACACAAGAGCAGTGAACAAGCAGAACATGCAGGACTTTAACCAGCTCAAGTACAGAG ACAGCGAGTCTCGTGAGCAGGTGAGGCAAGCGTATCCTGAGCCGCCCACTGACGAGGACAGTCTGGAGATCCAGCAGCAGGCTCTGCTCAGAGAGCAACAGCGCAGACTCAACAGCATGAGAAGAGCCAAGACTGATG ATTACTTTGACCTGTCGTCTCCAATGAAGCCTGCTTACCAGCGG AGGAAGAACTTCACCGAAGAGGCCGAAAGACGCTCGCTGCTACAGTCCGAGAGTGCTTTTATAG ATCCTTGCGGTTATTCTTTTCCGGAGACACCACAGCCGGAGCGAAGCCCTGCCAGAGAGAGGAGACGCCGGGCCAGGAGGCAAGAT GAAGAAAACACGCCGGGCAGCGAGAGGATCAGGCAGTTTCTGGGTTCCGCCAACAGCTTTCATCTAGACAGGGTACAAGAGCAGAACCAGCGCAGGATGAGAGCACTGGACGACATGAGCGAGCACCACTGGAGATCAG GAGAAATATCTGCTGATGAAGACGATGACCTCTGGCAGCAGACTCGGTCTCCGCTGGCTTCCAGGCGCGTTTCCACGACGACGTTCACCACCGAGCCCTGGCTACGCCCCGGCACCTCGGAGACATTTAAAAAGCCGATGGCAGGTCGAAGGCCGCCCAGTACCGGACCGTCCACCTACCACGGTTAA